From one Mytilus edulis chromosome 1, xbMytEdul2.2, whole genome shotgun sequence genomic stretch:
- the LOC139491296 gene encoding sex peptide receptor-related protein 2-like has product MDTNVSWSQEDVPRGMTKAINSTHEYYYYSVYEYESYPHYDPCGNGSEEQNYVHRHSGMEIFINIFLPILCVSGIVGIILTVIVLSRKNMCTSTNTYLMSLAVADLGFLCLVGCRSLDRHLSGKALYSFYAFYEYAQIFIHTFLLSSVWLTVMLAVERYIAICHPLKAISICTVKRSRIIILLIFVVSFYCRVPNFFELKLETFYLCGEPVRQVVLTPLALNTTYKIIYAWIIDCAICAIIPFLFLVYLNIRLVLEIRKSTKYLRYHIGINSNMQNIVAHEQLKITMMLVSVIVAFFICQAPYVIYIAYVNIHKFSFVNFSNDKRKTFEIIMCITLFLLAVKSAFNFILYCWFSEKFWNTFKRVFCVRYCTMKHSTKRKNHTVHSADNNATSSARKTSYLTKDTIC; this is encoded by the coding sequence ATGGATACAAACGTAAGTTGGAGCCAGGAAGATGTTCCTCGCGGAATGACCAAAGCAATAAATAGTACACACGAATATTACTACTATAGCGTGTATGAATATGAATCTTACCCCCACTATGATCCATGTGGCAATGGTTCAGAGGAACAAAATTACGTCCACCGTCATAGTGGAATGGAAATATTTATTAACATATTTCTTCCTATACTTTGCGTTAGTGGTATAGTCGGCATCATACTGACAGTTATTGTTCTGAGCAGGAAAAATATGTGCACATCAACAAATACATATCTGATGTCCCTTGCTGTCGCTGACTTAGGCTTTCTTTGTCTTGTTGGATGCAGAAGTCTTGATCGTCACTTATCCGGCAAAGCTTTATACTCGTTTTATGCATTTTATGAGTACGCGCAGATATTTATACACACGTTCCTTCTGTCGTCTGTCTGGTTAACAGTGATGCTCGCTGTCGAGCGGTATATCGCCATTTGTCACCCACTGAAAGCTATATCAATTTGTACAGTCAAAAGATCAAGAATTATCATACTTCTCATATTCGTTGTGTCATTTTACTGTCGAGTTCCAAATTTCTTCGAATTAAAACTTGAAACATTTTACCTTTGTGGCGAACCGGTTCGCCAAGTTGTTTTAACGCCTCTTGCCCTCAATACAACCTACAAGATCATATATGCTTGGATTATCGACTGTGCAATATGCGCAATTATTCCATTTCTTTTCTTGGTATACCTGAACATTCGACTTGTCCTTGAAATTCGTAAATCCACAAAATACCTACGTTATCATATTGGAATAAACTCTAACATGCAGAATATAGTCGCACATGAGCAGCTGAAGATAACAATGATGTTGGTTAGTGTTATTGTAGCATTTTTCATTTGTCAAGCCCCATATGTCATATACATAGCCTATGTCAATATACACAAGTTTAGCTTCGTAAATTTTTCAAATGACAAGagaaaaacatttgaaataataaTGTGTATAACATTGTTTCTATTAGCAGTGAAGTCCGCTTTTAACTTCATACTCTATTGTTGGTTCAGTGAAAAGTTTTGGAACACCTTCAAAAGAGTATTCTGTGTACGATATTGTACAATGAAACACTCGACGAAAAGGAAAAACCATACAGTCCACTCTGCAGACAATAATGCTACGAGTAGTGCCAGAAAAACATCTTATCTAACAAAGGATACTATCTGTTAG